In Ostrea edulis chromosome 4, xbOstEdul1.1, whole genome shotgun sequence, a single window of DNA contains:
- the LOC125670409 gene encoding uncharacterized protein LOC125670409: MMGQSAKVFSKWFSLTPTAQAGKSLNIERGQDKENIRKVHEQLCKELNTLQREHKHARQVVDSLQWDYDRSKDFDPLRRYGLLKGMIKRTILHFKLNEDKVTGSNSVTGIRNLATAYKELSYTLELTRRKADLDDMSVEEIKSEVEQLRHQVNGLKGRCSLVTDTITQLEKKYELSKHFAPPKRYELMKKMVQKVVNDQFI, encoded by the exons CAGGTAAATCTCTAAATATAGAGAGGGGTCAGGACAAGGAAAACATCAGGAAAGTTCACGAACAGTTATGTAAGGAACTGAACACACTTCAGCGGGAACACAAACACGCGCGGCAGGTCGTGGACAGTCTGCAATGGGACTACGACCGATCCAAAGATTTCGACCCCTTGAGACGTTATGGTTTGCTGAAAGGTATGATCAAGAGGACAATTCTTCATTTTAAACTTAACGAAGACAAAGTGACTGGATCTAATTCAGTAACAGGGATCCGAAATCTTGCCACTGCTTATAAAGAGTTGTCCTATACGCTGGAGTTAACGAGGAGAAAGGCCGATCTGGACG ACATGTCAGTAGAAGAAATAAAGTCTGAAGTTGAACAATTACGTCATCAGGTCAACGGGTTGAAGGGTCGGTGTTCTCTGGTAACAGACACTATCACTCAATTGGAGAAAAAATACGAGCTATCTAAACATTTTGCACCACCGAAGCGATACGAATTGATGAAGAAGATGGTCCAGAAAGTTGTAAACGATCAGTTTATATGA